The following are encoded in a window of Longimicrobiaceae bacterium genomic DNA:
- a CDS encoding molybdopterin dinucleotide binding domain-containing protein translates to MSDGLKRRDFLKVLGATGAGAATVGCSTGEVERLIPYVIPSEDIVPGVPTWYASTCRECPAGCGILVETHEGRVTKVEGNPDHPISHGNLCARGQASVQGLYHPDRYRNPIVRESSVVDTNVTWSTAERLLAERIQESTQRGPGRVVFLTQRYGGTMDALVDAFVAATGARRVIYDPWADQPRGLDFSSANVLVSFGADFLETWGSPVDYAWQFAQMRAIRQGQRGKFVWVGPHRPLTGLNADQWIAPRPGTEHILAQALAGTVDPATAAQQTEVDQGVIQELVAEFQQGNGVAIGPGAALTSADTTQLRSAIAALGGGAPTATGTGQQILQLVDQMRSGLVDVILVDAPNPVYTLPAAVGFAEAFQQVPVRVSFSAFPDETAALCTMVLPEHHFLEAWGDYSPEPGVVNLVQPAMRPVFNTKQAGDVLLSVARELGTDIGGGASTYYDFLRARWSGVAAGVEAWRDAVRRGGSFPAVAATGEQAAATNLAAGAASSGTGGVGAPAAGAAVTAATQGAAAPAQEPPAGAATPAAGNGQLHLVVYPSYRFYDGRTANRPWLLELPDPLTKVPWDSWVELHPRTARELGIEQGDVVEVTSPYGSLRTFAYVYPGLRPDVVAIQTGLGHDAFGRWTEGVGVNPNVLLPGTVDAGSGALAQYGTQVSVTRVSGPPRNLGWEAGPGLFEQGVRVQHDREIAQAVSLAQLAQLETEPVPETQPIQALRGGGGFAPVEVDPSPTGYPPIESRYGEYVEGAARWAMVIDLSRCIGCSACVIACQAENNIPVVGPKEVKRGRDLAWLRIERYYGVGRDPEEALTDTATDDVRFLPMLCQHCGNAPCEPVCPVYAAYHTPDGLNGQVYNRCVGTRYCANNCPYKVRVFNWWTYEFQEPLNWQLNPDVTVRDKGVMEKCTFCVQRIREAEHRAARENRTVADGEIVPACAQTCPTEVFVFGNIADPNSRVAQAAASPRGYRALEVLNTQPAIVYLKKVTLHEPAQGGHHAEPAGAAAEAH, encoded by the coding sequence ATGTCTGACGGTCTGAAGAGGCGGGACTTTCTGAAGGTTCTCGGTGCCACCGGCGCCGGGGCCGCGACCGTGGGCTGCTCGACCGGAGAGGTCGAGCGGCTGATCCCGTACGTGATCCCCTCGGAGGACATCGTTCCGGGGGTGCCGACGTGGTACGCGAGCACCTGCCGCGAATGTCCTGCCGGGTGCGGCATCCTGGTCGAGACACACGAAGGGCGCGTCACCAAGGTAGAGGGGAACCCGGACCATCCCATCTCGCACGGCAACCTTTGCGCTCGGGGTCAGGCCTCGGTGCAGGGTCTCTACCATCCCGATCGCTACCGTAACCCGATTGTCCGCGAAAGCTCGGTCGTCGACACCAACGTCACCTGGAGCACGGCCGAGCGCCTGCTCGCCGAGCGAATCCAGGAGAGCACGCAGCGCGGGCCGGGTCGCGTCGTCTTCCTGACGCAGCGCTACGGTGGCACCATGGACGCGCTGGTCGACGCCTTCGTGGCGGCCACGGGCGCTCGGCGGGTAATCTACGATCCCTGGGCCGACCAACCGCGCGGGCTCGATTTCAGCTCGGCCAACGTGCTGGTCTCCTTCGGCGCCGACTTCCTGGAGACCTGGGGCTCTCCGGTCGACTACGCCTGGCAGTTCGCCCAGATGAGGGCCATCCGGCAGGGTCAGCGTGGCAAGTTCGTGTGGGTCGGGCCGCACCGCCCGCTCACGGGGCTCAACGCGGACCAGTGGATCGCCCCGCGACCGGGGACCGAGCACATCCTGGCGCAGGCTCTGGCTGGCACCGTCGATCCCGCCACCGCGGCGCAGCAGACGGAGGTGGATCAGGGGGTAATCCAGGAGCTCGTCGCCGAGTTCCAGCAGGGGAACGGCGTGGCCATCGGGCCGGGCGCCGCCCTCACCAGCGCGGACACCACCCAGCTGCGCTCCGCGATCGCCGCACTCGGCGGCGGAGCGCCGACTGCCACCGGCACGGGGCAGCAGATCCTGCAGCTGGTCGATCAGATGCGCTCCGGGCTGGTCGACGTGATTCTCGTCGACGCGCCGAACCCGGTCTACACCCTCCCGGCCGCCGTCGGCTTTGCGGAGGCCTTCCAGCAGGTGCCGGTCCGCGTCTCCTTCTCGGCCTTCCCGGACGAGACCGCGGCGCTGTGCACCATGGTTCTCCCCGAGCACCATTTCCTCGAGGCCTGGGGCGACTACTCGCCCGAGCCGGGGGTGGTGAACCTGGTGCAGCCTGCCATGCGGCCGGTGTTCAACACCAAGCAGGCGGGAGACGTGCTGCTCTCCGTCGCCCGCGAGCTGGGAACGGATATCGGCGGCGGCGCATCCACCTACTACGACTTCCTGCGCGCCCGCTGGAGCGGCGTGGCTGCCGGTGTGGAGGCCTGGCGCGACGCAGTACGCCGCGGCGGAAGCTTCCCGGCGGTTGCAGCGACGGGCGAGCAGGCTGCGGCCACCAATCTCGCTGCCGGGGCTGCCAGCTCCGGCACGGGCGGTGTTGGGGCGCCGGCCGCAGGTGCGGCAGTGACGGCCGCCACGCAGGGTGCCGCCGCGCCCGCGCAGGAGCCCCCCGCCGGCGCGGCGACTCCCGCCGCCGGGAATGGGCAGCTCCACCTGGTGGTCTACCCGTCGTACCGGTTCTACGACGGCCGGACGGCGAACCGGCCCTGGCTGCTCGAGCTTCCCGACCCGCTGACCAAGGTCCCGTGGGACTCCTGGGTGGAGCTCCACCCCCGCACCGCAAGGGAACTGGGAATCGAGCAGGGCGACGTGGTCGAAGTGACCTCGCCGTACGGGTCGCTGCGCACCTTCGCATACGTCTACCCGGGCCTTCGTCCCGATGTGGTCGCCATTCAGACCGGACTCGGGCACGACGCCTTCGGGCGCTGGACGGAGGGAGTGGGGGTGAACCCGAACGTCCTTCTTCCCGGCACGGTGGACGCGGGGAGTGGTGCGCTGGCGCAGTACGGAACGCAGGTGAGCGTGACGCGGGTGAGCGGCCCGCCGCGCAACCTGGGCTGGGAGGCCGGTCCGGGGCTGTTCGAGCAGGGCGTGCGCGTGCAGCACGATCGCGAGATCGCCCAGGCCGTCTCGCTCGCCCAGCTCGCACAGCTCGAGACCGAACCGGTGCCGGAGACCCAGCCGATCCAAGCGCTGCGAGGAGGCGGCGGTTTTGCCCCCGTCGAGGTGGATCCTTCGCCGACCGGTTATCCCCCCATCGAGAGCCGCTATGGCGAATACGTGGAGGGCGCCGCACGCTGGGCGATGGTCATTGACCTGTCCCGGTGCATCGGCTGCTCCGCCTGCGTCATCGCCTGCCAGGCCGAGAACAACATTCCGGTGGTGGGGCCGAAGGAGGTCAAGCGCGGCCGCGACCTGGCCTGGCTGCGCATCGAGCGGTACTACGGAGTGGGCAGGGATCCGGAGGAGGCGCTGACCGACACGGCGACCGACGACGTCCGCTTCCTGCCGATGCTCTGCCAGCATTGCGGCAACGCGCCGTGCGAGCCGGTGTGCCCGGTCTACGCGGCGTATCACACGCCCGACGGGCTCAACGGTCAGGTCTACAATCGCTGCGTCGGCACGCGCTACTGCGCGAACAACTGCCCGTACAAGGTCCGCGTCTTCAACTGGTGGACGTACGAGTTCCAGGAGCCGCTCAACTGGCAGCTCAACCCGGATGTGACGGTGCGCGACAAGGGGGTGATGGAGAAGTGCACCTTCTGCGTGCAGCGCATCCGCGAGGCGGAGCATAGGGCCGCCCGCGAGAACCGCACTGTCGCCGACGGGGAGATCGTGCCAGCGTGCGCGCAGACCTGCCCGACCGAAGTCTTCGTCTTCGGCAACATCGCGGACCCGAACAGCCGGGTCGCGCAGGCGGCTGCGTCGCCGCGGGGTTACCGTGCGCTCGAGGTGCTGAACACGCAGCCGGCGATCGTCTATCTGAAAAAGGTCACGCTCCATGAGCCCGCGCAGGGCGGCCACCACGCTGAGCCGGCGGGTGCCGCTGCCGAGGCTCACTGA
- a CDS encoding 3-hydroxyacyl-CoA dehydrogenase NAD-binding domain-containing protein: protein MVTTEGNPKVAEKAEGVEIRIEDELAWIRLDLPGRPVNVLSRSLIASFAAALSELEKSEARAAILISGKPGVWIAGADIEEFAELTSPTDGERLSRTGHELLGRLEGLRMPVVAAIDGAALGGGLEVALACTYRIATDSPRTKLGLPEVQLGVLPGAGGTQRLPRLIGLAPALDLMLTGRQLDAKRARRIGLVDEVVPAAALERIAAEVARDLAAGRKRPRPGRPKGSPLWMENLPGARAVIFRRARAGVLQKTRGLYPAPLKILDVVSRGLDQPLEKALDLEARAFGELSVTPESRALAHVFLASTAAKNDPQLPGNPEPRPVERVAVVGAGFMGAGIAVVCAENDLRVRLKDVTPEAAARGLKNAVGSIASRAQKRRRPQHEIVALTDRMEATTDYSGFGTADLVVEAVFEDIELKHRVLREIESASRDDVVLGSNTSTIPIAKLAEAVERPGNVIGLHFFSPVEKMPLLEIIVTSQTDGVVAATSHRWAKRIGKTPIIVNDGPGFYVNRILGPYMNEAALLLEEGAAIDEVDEAMTAWGFPVGPITLFDEVGLDVALKSGQILQEAFEERMTPNRVVPRLVEDGRLGRKNGRGFYQYAEGKKKGPDGTVYGLIGERARRRFDLTEIQERLALGMLNEAVRCLEDGVLRSARDGDVGAVMGIGFPPFRGGPFWYIDQVGASTIVGRLRVLERAHGARFAPATLLVEKAETGGRFHDRAGEGG from the coding sequence ATGGTGACGACGGAGGGAAACCCGAAGGTGGCCGAGAAAGCCGAAGGGGTGGAGATCCGCATCGAGGATGAACTCGCCTGGATCCGCCTGGATCTGCCGGGCCGGCCGGTGAACGTGCTCTCGAGATCGCTGATCGCCTCGTTCGCCGCGGCGCTTTCCGAATTGGAAAAGAGCGAGGCCCGCGCGGCCATCCTGATCTCGGGCAAGCCAGGCGTCTGGATCGCGGGCGCGGATATAGAGGAATTCGCCGAGCTCACCTCCCCCACCGACGGCGAGCGGCTGAGTCGAACCGGCCACGAGTTGCTGGGCCGGCTCGAGGGCCTGCGGATGCCGGTGGTCGCCGCCATCGACGGCGCGGCGCTGGGCGGCGGTCTCGAGGTGGCCCTCGCCTGCACGTACCGCATCGCCACCGATTCACCCAGGACCAAGCTAGGCCTTCCCGAGGTGCAGCTGGGAGTGCTGCCGGGCGCGGGTGGGACCCAGCGTCTGCCGCGGCTAATCGGTCTGGCCCCCGCGCTGGACCTGATGCTCACGGGCAGACAGCTGGACGCGAAGCGTGCCCGCCGCATCGGCCTGGTGGACGAAGTGGTTCCCGCCGCAGCACTGGAACGGATTGCGGCCGAGGTCGCCAGAGATCTGGCGGCGGGCCGGAAGCGCCCGCGGCCGGGGCGGCCGAAGGGGTCGCCACTGTGGATGGAGAATCTCCCCGGCGCGCGGGCGGTCATCTTCCGCAGGGCGCGCGCAGGGGTGCTGCAGAAGACTCGGGGGCTCTATCCTGCGCCCCTGAAGATCCTCGACGTGGTCTCACGGGGGCTCGACCAGCCCCTGGAGAAGGCGCTGGATCTGGAGGCGCGCGCCTTCGGGGAGCTGAGCGTCACACCCGAGTCCCGCGCTCTGGCCCACGTCTTCCTCGCCAGTACGGCCGCCAAGAACGACCCGCAGCTCCCCGGCAATCCTGAGCCCCGGCCCGTCGAGCGCGTCGCCGTTGTGGGTGCGGGCTTCATGGGAGCGGGGATCGCCGTCGTCTGCGCCGAGAACGACCTGCGGGTCCGGCTGAAGGATGTGACCCCGGAAGCCGCCGCGCGAGGATTGAAGAACGCGGTGGGCAGCATCGCCAGCCGGGCCCAGAAACGTCGCCGGCCGCAGCACGAGATCGTCGCTCTCACCGATCGGATGGAGGCAACCACCGACTACTCGGGCTTCGGCACCGCCGACCTGGTAGTCGAGGCAGTGTTCGAGGATATCGAGCTGAAGCACCGGGTGCTGCGGGAGATCGAGAGCGCGAGTCGCGACGACGTGGTGCTGGGCTCGAATACCTCCACCATCCCCATCGCGAAGCTGGCGGAAGCAGTGGAACGGCCGGGCAACGTGATCGGGCTGCACTTCTTCTCGCCCGTCGAGAAGATGCCGCTGCTGGAGATCATCGTGACCTCGCAGACGGACGGTGTGGTGGCGGCCACCAGCCATCGCTGGGCGAAGCGGATCGGCAAGACTCCCATCATCGTCAACGACGGCCCCGGCTTCTACGTCAATCGTATCCTCGGCCCTTACATGAACGAGGCGGCTCTGCTGCTGGAGGAGGGGGCCGCGATCGACGAGGTGGACGAGGCGATGACGGCTTGGGGATTCCCCGTCGGTCCGATCACCCTCTTCGACGAGGTGGGGCTGGACGTGGCGCTCAAGTCCGGGCAGATCCTGCAGGAGGCGTTCGAGGAACGGATGACCCCCAACCGGGTGGTGCCTCGGCTGGTAGAGGATGGGCGTCTGGGCAGAAAGAATGGCCGCGGATTCTACCAGTACGCCGAGGGGAAGAAAAAGGGGCCCGACGGAACCGTGTATGGGCTGATAGGGGAGCGGGCGCGCCGCCGTTTCGACCTGACCGAGATCCAGGAGCGACTCGCCCTGGGAATGCTGAACGAGGCGGTGCGCTGTCTGGAGGACGGCGTGCTGCGGAGCGCCCGCGACGGCGACGTGGGCGCGGTGATGGGGATTGGCTTCCCGCCCTTCCGCGGTGGCCCGTTCTGGTACATCGACCAGGTGGGCGCATCGACCATCGTGGGGCGGCTCCGCGTCCTGGAGCGGGCGCACGGGGCGCGCTTTGCACCCGCGACCCTGCTGGTGGAGAAGGCGGAGACCGGCGGGCGGTTCCATGATCGGGCGGGGGAAGGGGGCTGA
- a CDS encoding DUF3341 domain-containing protein, with protein sequence MSRPRTGVLGVFPYLDTATHAVESLRRKGYPLTVYSPTPRHELEEALDPPESAVRIYTLMGAFAGTAAGTWLATWASLDWALIVGGKEIVAIPAFTVIMFEVTVLIGALSTVAGLFLTSRLPRLGRSEGIYHPSFSGDRFGVFVHVAPEHFEEVQNILTESGSEEVLLDQG encoded by the coding sequence ATGAGCAGACCACGGACCGGTGTTCTGGGGGTCTTCCCCTACCTGGACACCGCCACCCACGCGGTGGAGAGTCTTCGCCGAAAGGGTTATCCGCTGACGGTGTATTCGCCGACTCCCCGGCACGAGCTCGAGGAGGCACTGGACCCGCCGGAGAGTGCGGTGCGGATCTACACCCTCATGGGTGCGTTCGCGGGGACCGCTGCGGGCACCTGGCTCGCGACCTGGGCCTCACTGGACTGGGCCCTGATCGTGGGCGGCAAGGAGATCGTGGCGATCCCTGCCTTCACCGTGATCATGTTCGAGGTCACGGTGCTGATTGGCGCCCTCTCCACGGTTGCGGGGTTGTTCCTGACCTCCCGGCTGCCGCGGCTCGGGCGATCGGAGGGGATCTACCACCCCTCCTTCAGCGGGGACCGCTTCGGGGTCTTCGTCCACGTGGCGCCGGAGCACTTCGAAGAGGTGCAGAACATTCTCACGGAAAGCGGGTCGGAGGAGGTTCTCCTTGACCAGGGTTAG
- the nrfD gene encoding NrfD/PsrC family molybdoenzyme membrane anchor subunit, which produces MATELRSVFHPEVRGYADVNRDTMRLLTTPGKGYLALLGMSIALVGLAVVAFLAQIIWGIGFAGITNPSGWGTFITTFVFWVGIGHAGTLISAILYLFRAPWRQAVYRFAEAMTVFAVITAALFPIIHIGRPWFFYWLLPLPSERHIWPNFRSPLLWDVFAVTTYLTVSTVFFYIGLIPDIAAARDSTTVPWRKKVYAALSMGWRGTDREWKNFMRAYLFLAALATPLVLSVHSVVSWDFAVSIVPGWHTTIFAPYFVGGAILSGVAMVVTIAVPVRKVFRLEAYLTDLHFDRLAKLLILTSLVVGYAYGSEYFMAWYSGELFERDVFWDRVVGQYWWAGWSMITFNAIIPQLLWIPKIRRNLNAFFLISVIVNIGMWYERFVIIVPSLAHSYEPWKFLNYHMGMTEAAILLGSFGWFFMWFLLFLRFLPGLSIAEIKEILPPPMSRQQPEHVEHDERERLVEELPTGYKEFERR; this is translated from the coding sequence ATGGCCACTGAACTCAGGTCCGTCTTCCATCCCGAGGTTCGCGGCTACGCGGACGTCAACCGGGATACGATGCGACTCCTCACGACGCCGGGGAAGGGCTACCTGGCGCTGCTGGGAATGTCCATCGCTCTCGTCGGGCTGGCAGTCGTCGCCTTCCTGGCGCAGATCATCTGGGGAATCGGATTCGCGGGAATCACCAACCCGTCGGGGTGGGGAACGTTCATCACCACCTTCGTCTTCTGGGTCGGTATCGGTCACGCGGGCACGCTGATCTCGGCGATCCTGTACCTGTTCCGGGCTCCCTGGCGGCAGGCCGTGTACCGCTTCGCCGAGGCGATGACGGTCTTCGCGGTGATCACCGCGGCGCTCTTCCCGATCATCCACATCGGGCGTCCCTGGTTCTTCTACTGGCTGCTGCCGCTGCCGAGTGAACGGCACATCTGGCCGAACTTCCGCTCGCCGCTACTCTGGGACGTCTTTGCGGTCACGACGTACCTCACGGTGTCGACCGTCTTCTTCTACATCGGGTTGATCCCCGACATCGCCGCGGCGCGCGATTCCACCACGGTGCCGTGGCGGAAGAAGGTGTACGCCGCACTGTCGATGGGCTGGCGGGGGACCGACCGCGAGTGGAAGAACTTCATGCGGGCGTACCTCTTCCTGGCCGCGCTCGCGACGCCGCTGGTGCTCTCGGTGCACTCGGTCGTGTCCTGGGACTTCGCCGTGTCGATCGTGCCCGGTTGGCACACCACCATCTTCGCACCCTACTTCGTCGGCGGCGCGATCCTGTCCGGCGTGGCGATGGTGGTGACGATCGCGGTGCCGGTGCGAAAGGTCTTCCGCCTGGAGGCGTACCTCACCGACCTCCACTTCGACCGGCTGGCGAAGCTGCTCATCCTGACCTCGCTGGTCGTCGGCTACGCGTACGGGTCGGAGTACTTCATGGCCTGGTACTCCGGCGAGCTCTTCGAGCGCGACGTCTTCTGGGATCGCGTGGTAGGGCAGTACTGGTGGGCCGGGTGGTCGATGATCACGTTCAACGCGATCATCCCGCAGTTGCTCTGGATCCCCAAGATCCGCCGGAATCTGAACGCGTTCTTCCTCATCTCGGTCATCGTGAACATCGGGATGTGGTACGAGCGTTTCGTCATCATCGTCCCCTCGCTCGCCCACTCCTACGAGCCGTGGAAGTTCCTGAACTACCACATGGGGATGACCGAGGCGGCCATCCTGCTCGGTAGCTTCGGCTGGTTCTTCATGTGGTTCCTGCTGTTCCTGCGCTTCCTGCCGGGTCTGTCGATCGCGGAGATCAAGGAGATCCTGCCGCCTCCGATGAGCCGCCAGCAGCCGGAGCACGTGGAGCACGATGAGCGTGAGCGGCTGGTGGAGGAGCTGCCGACCGGATACAAGGAATTCGAACGTCGATGA
- a CDS encoding cytochrome c3 family protein yields the protein MIRAFIGSGVMALVVLAIAGCRGPGAQTAASAPEQPILFMHSVHAGDNQIPCAYCHYTADRSVDAGIPAVRVCVGCHVPGSSVTPPAQAQLGFPTAERDSLWNAEATKLVEYWRRQEAIPWVRVHKLPEHVRFPHSVHVNVGLECQTCHGPVEQMEEVYRFSSLQMGWCIDCHRGETELSAAEEERVQERSSFIRKLTQFASAGEDLGGFQGAYPEQRASTDCVVCHY from the coding sequence ATGATCAGAGCTTTTATCGGTTCCGGTGTGATGGCGCTCGTGGTGCTCGCCATCGCCGGGTGTCGTGGGCCGGGCGCGCAGACGGCCGCCAGCGCGCCGGAGCAACCCATCCTGTTCATGCACAGCGTACACGCTGGCGACAATCAGATTCCCTGCGCGTACTGCCACTACACAGCCGACCGCTCCGTGGACGCCGGAATTCCCGCCGTTCGCGTGTGCGTCGGCTGTCACGTTCCGGGGAGCTCCGTAACTCCTCCGGCGCAGGCCCAGCTCGGCTTCCCGACCGCGGAGCGTGATTCTCTGTGGAATGCCGAAGCCACGAAGCTGGTGGAGTACTGGCGGCGCCAGGAGGCCATTCCCTGGGTTCGTGTCCACAAGCTCCCCGAGCACGTCCGCTTCCCTCACAGCGTGCACGTGAACGTGGGGCTGGAGTGCCAGACCTGCCACGGCCCGGTGGAGCAGATGGAGGAGGTCTACCGGTTCTCCTCGCTGCAGATGGGCTGGTGCATCGACTGTCACCGGGGCGAGACGGAACTCTCCGCGGCAGAAGAAGAGCGAGTCCAGGAGCGCTCGTCCTTCATTCGCAAGCTGACGCAGTTCGCCTCAGCGGGCGAGGATCTCGGCGGGTTCCAGGGGGCATATCCGGAACAGCGGGCGTCCACCGACTGCGTGGTCTGCCATTATTAA
- a CDS encoding BON domain-containing protein — protein sequence MPSRSRPIPPRLLALLFTLLATIGACGLRPPPPPIDRSQDERIRAEVMARLAAEPELDEASIRVEVVGRTVMLHGSVKGMGAWQCALTNAGLVSGVVTVVDYLQIERGKRDVRCLAPRPDSSFIVGGP from the coding sequence ATGCCGAGCCGATCTCGACCGATTCCGCCGCGCCTCCTGGCGCTTCTGTTCACCCTGCTGGCGACGATCGGCGCGTGCGGGTTGCGTCCTCCGCCGCCACCCATCGACCGCTCTCAGGACGAGCGTATCCGGGCGGAGGTGATGGCGCGGTTGGCGGCCGAGCCCGAGCTGGACGAGGCCTCGATCCGGGTGGAGGTGGTGGGAAGAACAGTGATGCTGCACGGCTCGGTGAAGGGGATGGGTGCCTGGCAGTGCGCCCTCACCAACGCCGGGCTGGTGTCCGGAGTGGTCACCGTGGTGGACTACCTGCAGATCGAGAGAGGGAAGCGCGACGTTCGCTGCCTGGCGCCACGGCCGGATTCGAGCTTCATCGTCGGCGGACCTTGA
- a CDS encoding transglycosylase SLT domain-containing protein: MPPLRLTFDRALGVLSEAMAASRRAELRRLATARYALEYGVSLQLASDIERAAVAEGIDPELGFRLVRVESQFNERAVSPAGALGLTQLMPATAASLQPGITRDEIFERHTNLRLGFRYLRWLLEAYDGDVKEALHAYNRGPGTVARLRERGEDPANGYAERILSGGGVPPYTGNGLLHTGDGLLR; this comes from the coding sequence GTGCCTCCCCTTCGCCTGACTTTCGATCGCGCGCTGGGCGTACTCTCCGAGGCGATGGCCGCCAGTCGAAGGGCCGAGCTTCGCCGCCTGGCAACGGCGCGGTACGCCCTCGAATACGGGGTCTCCCTCCAGCTCGCCTCGGATATCGAACGGGCGGCGGTGGCCGAAGGGATCGACCCCGAGCTTGGCTTTCGACTGGTGCGCGTCGAGAGCCAGTTCAACGAGCGCGCGGTGAGCCCGGCGGGCGCGCTGGGTCTCACCCAGTTGATGCCCGCCACCGCCGCTTCCCTGCAGCCCGGCATCACCCGCGATGAGATCTTCGAGCGGCACACGAACCTGCGCCTCGGCTTCCGCTATCTCCGCTGGCTCCTGGAGGCCTATGACGGCGACGTGAAGGAAGCGCTGCACGCCTACAACCGCGGCCCTGGCACCGTGGCCCGCCTGCGCGAGCGGGGCGAGGACCCGGCAAACGGCTACGCCGAGCGTATCCTCTCGGGAGGTGGTGTTCCTCCGTACACTGGCAACGGGCTACTGCATACGGGCGACGGGCTGCTGCGCTGA
- a CDS encoding CoA-binding protein, whose amino-acid sequence MEPWRANLIEDTAGALSVLRDARRIAVLGIKTDRQDGQPAYYVPEYLQRVGYEIVPVPVYYPEVTEILGELVYRRVADIPGEVDLVVVFRRSQDVPPHVPDLLEARPTAVWMQAGIRNDEAAQQLARAGIKVVQDRCAMVDHRRLR is encoded by the coding sequence ATGGAGCCCTGGCGCGCGAACCTCATCGAGGACACCGCCGGTGCCCTGTCCGTGCTGCGTGACGCCCGGCGGATCGCCGTTCTCGGAATCAAGACGGACAGGCAGGACGGACAGCCAGCCTACTACGTACCGGAGTATCTCCAGCGCGTCGGCTACGAGATCGTTCCCGTGCCGGTCTACTATCCCGAGGTTACCGAGATCCTGGGCGAGCTGGTCTATCGCAGGGTTGCGGATATCCCGGGGGAAGTCGATCTGGTGGTGGTCTTCCGTCGGTCGCAGGACGTGCCGCCACACGTGCCCGACCTGCTGGAGGCGAGACCGACCGCGGTGTGGATGCAGGCCGGGATCAGGAACGACGAGGCGGCGCAGCAGCTCGCCCGGGCCGGAATCAAGGTCGTCCAGGATCGTTGCGCCATGGTCGATCATCGCCGCCTGAGATAG
- a CDS encoding CPBP family intramembrane glutamic endopeptidase: protein MKEYFRLTRTLSYSLLFALPLLLLYELGTLWVAGSDPHALRNGADVLLRSLFAAGGLQGTATFTGALVAVALLLILLERRRQRVPLRAATFGGMAVESVVYALLFGVVVGTMTTWMLGGMGFRLAAWEGGLDRLSVSQGIVLSLGAGVYEELVFRVLLVGGLWALFRSSGLQPGRSGVFAALLAALIFSAFHYIGPYGDQWARTSFLFRFLAGLAFSALFLLRGFGITAWTHALYDIFIFASRGI, encoded by the coding sequence ATGAAAGAATACTTCCGGCTGACGCGCACGCTCAGCTACTCGCTCCTGTTCGCGCTCCCACTGCTCCTGCTTTACGAGCTGGGGACGCTATGGGTTGCCGGGTCGGACCCCCATGCGCTGCGCAACGGGGCCGACGTCCTGCTGCGATCACTCTTCGCGGCGGGGGGTCTGCAGGGGACCGCGACCTTCACCGGCGCGCTAGTCGCCGTCGCGCTGCTGCTGATCCTACTCGAGCGAAGGCGCCAGCGGGTGCCGCTACGGGCGGCGACGTTCGGCGGGATGGCCGTCGAGAGCGTGGTCTACGCCCTCCTGTTCGGGGTGGTCGTCGGGACGATGACGACATGGATGCTGGGAGGCATGGGATTCCGCCTGGCGGCCTGGGAGGGAGGGCTCGACCGGCTCAGCGTGTCGCAGGGGATTGTCCTGTCGCTCGGGGCGGGTGTCTACGAAGAGCTGGTCTTCCGCGTTCTGCTGGTTGGGGGCCTGTGGGCGCTGTTCCGCTCGAGCGGCCTGCAACCCGGGCGCTCGGGCGTTTTCGCGGCCCTGCTGGCGGCGCTGATCTTTTCGGCTTTCCACTACATCGGACCGTATGGCGATCAGTGGGCGCGCACGTCCTTCCTCTTCCGCTTCCTGGCCGGCCTAGCCTTCAGTGCCTTGTTCCTGCTGCGGGGGTTCGGGATCACAGCGTGGACCCACGCCCTCTACGACATCTTCATCTTCGCATCCCGCGGCATCTGA
- a CDS encoding c-type cytochrome yields the protein MTRVRRIFAAALLSPVLLSGCTDWAGYDLDYFWGNFPALATMRPGVGYDPYEMPRLPAENSVPVASELGPPPAPFTQAQLDSVAATLVNPYAGQATPEVLARGEALFAAQCAVCHGPGGAGDGTVIGPGKFPMATPLNTGTALTRSDGYIYAVMTVGRGLMPPYGEKLGHADRWAVVEYVRSLQRGGGAGGSAQAAAPGAGANGQTDTAAVEP from the coding sequence TTGACCAGGGTTAGACGGATCTTCGCGGCGGCCCTTCTCTCTCCGGTGCTGCTTTCGGGGTGCACCGACTGGGCGGGCTACGACCTCGACTACTTCTGGGGGAACTTCCCGGCGCTCGCGACCATGCGCCCCGGCGTCGGTTACGACCCCTACGAGATGCCCCGCCTGCCGGCCGAGAACTCGGTGCCGGTCGCCTCGGAGCTCGGCCCTCCGCCGGCTCCGTTCACGCAGGCCCAGCTCGACTCGGTAGCGGCTACGCTGGTGAATCCTTACGCCGGCCAGGCGACGCCGGAGGTGCTCGCCCGCGGTGAGGCGTTGTTCGCGGCGCAGTGCGCCGTGTGCCACGGTCCTGGCGGTGCGGGGGACGGCACGGTGATCGGTCCGGGCAAGTTCCCGATGGCAACCCCGCTGAACACCGGAACCGCGCTCACCCGCTCGGACGGTTACATCTACGCCGTCATGACCGTCGGCCGTGGTCTCATGCCGCCCTACGGGGAGAAGCTGGGGCACGCCGATCGTTGGGCCGTGGTGGAGTACGTGCGGTCGCTGCAGCGCGGGGGGGGCGCCGGCGGCTCGGCGCAGGCAGCCGCTCCGGGTGCCGGGGCGAACGGACAGACCGATACGGCGGCAGTGGAGCCCTGA